A part of Pectinatus sottacetonis genomic DNA contains:
- a CDS encoding beta-ketoacyl-ACP synthase III, which produces MTEKNSAGILGTGFCVPEKKLTNFDLEKMVNTSDDWIVERTGIHERRIVSRDIATSHLAFKAAQMALEDANIQPEELDLIIVATITPDRVVPSVACVLQDRLGARNAAAFDLTAACSGFIYASSVAAQFIETGVYKKVLVIGAEALSKFVDWQDRNTCVIFADGAGAAVYGQVEKGYGMLSFELGADGSGSEYINIPAGGSLNPASEETVKERMHYLHMNGKEVYRFSVKVMGETILRSLKKADMEKEDIDWLVPHQANIRIIKTGAKRLRLPMNKVIVNIDKYGNTSAASIPIALAEAAHNKKFKKGDILAFSGFGAGLTWASCILKWAREE; this is translated from the coding sequence ATGACAGAGAAAAATAGCGCCGGTATACTTGGCACAGGTTTTTGTGTACCAGAAAAAAAATTAACTAATTTTGATCTGGAAAAAATGGTCAATACTAGTGATGACTGGATAGTAGAGCGAACTGGAATACATGAACGGCGTATAGTATCTAGGGACATAGCTACCTCGCATTTGGCTTTTAAAGCAGCTCAAATGGCATTGGAAGATGCAAATATCCAGCCTGAAGAACTGGATTTGATAATAGTAGCGACGATCACGCCTGATAGAGTAGTACCTTCTGTGGCTTGTGTGCTACAAGACAGACTGGGGGCTAGAAATGCCGCAGCATTTGATTTGACGGCAGCTTGTTCTGGATTTATATATGCATCTTCAGTAGCAGCACAATTTATTGAAACAGGTGTATATAAAAAAGTACTGGTAATTGGAGCGGAGGCTTTATCAAAATTTGTTGATTGGCAAGATCGTAACACCTGTGTCATATTTGCTGATGGGGCAGGAGCAGCTGTTTATGGCCAAGTGGAAAAAGGTTATGGAATGCTTTCCTTTGAACTTGGAGCTGATGGTTCCGGCAGTGAGTATATAAATATACCAGCAGGAGGCAGCCTGAATCCTGCGTCAGAAGAAACTGTAAAGGAAAGAATGCATTATTTGCATATGAATGGTAAAGAAGTTTATCGCTTTTCTGTTAAAGTCATGGGAGAAACTATATTAAGATCGTTAAAGAAAGCAGATATGGAAAAAGAGGATATAGATTGGCTGGTGCCGCATCAGGCAAATATCCGAATAATAAAAACTGGTGCTAAACGTCTACGCTTACCCATGAATAAAGTTATTGTAAATATAGATAAATATGGCAATACATCTGCGGCATCTATTCCCATTGCCTTAGCTGAAGCGGCTCATAATAAGAAATTCAAAAAAGGGGATATACTAGCTTTTTCTGGATTTGGTGCAGGGCTAACGTGGGCGTCCTGTATTCTTAAGTGGGCTAGGGAGGAATAA
- a CDS encoding MBL fold metallo-hydrolase RNA specificity domain-containing protein, whose product MNLQFLGAAHTVTGSCFLLEVNEKNILIDCGMFQGGRQLRERNYEPFRFSPQEIDSVLLTHAHIDHCGLIPKLCREGFKGKIYATKATCDLAKIMLPDSAHIQESDAEIMNRKGLRVGRIPIAPLYTIADAEKSLLQFKAIEYDKKIEINDNISAVFLDAGHILGSAIIEVYVRENNEKPVKFVFSGDIGQPGQPIIKDPSYVDNTDYLIIESTYGDRLHEIYDKESALAEIINDTIERGGNLIIPAFAVGRTQKLLYYIYRLWKQKRIDDIPIVIDSPLAVAATEVFAANMKNFDKQTIEMLKRSGKLSEMPQLKMCRTAQESKALNSSEGSAIIISASGMCDAGRILHHLKHNLWRPESTILFVGYQAEGALGRRLVDGIKRVKILGEEVAVRARIFQLDGFSAHGDYKQILDWVSHIHMNEPQQIFLVHGEPLGIQSLQEKIKKEYKKYNIYAPFYADTAHIENTKCTIISTDIPEVAVEKEMEEFLQLIDSEYRQWRKKLLAAVIRNPQIMESSMRQAQKGWRYVKRIFKDFGIN is encoded by the coding sequence ATGAACTTGCAATTTTTAGGAGCTGCACACACTGTTACTGGTTCATGCTTTCTACTGGAAGTCAATGAGAAAAACATACTCATTGATTGTGGAATGTTTCAAGGTGGCAGGCAGTTACGGGAACGTAATTACGAGCCCTTCCGTTTCTCACCGCAGGAAATTGATTCGGTACTTTTAACACATGCCCATATTGATCATTGTGGTCTTATCCCTAAACTTTGCCGGGAAGGATTTAAAGGCAAAATTTATGCCACGAAAGCTACCTGTGATTTAGCGAAAATAATGCTTCCTGATAGTGCCCACATTCAGGAAAGTGATGCTGAGATCATGAATCGTAAGGGTCTGCGTGTAGGAAGAATACCAATTGCCCCGTTATATACGATAGCTGATGCTGAAAAATCATTATTACAATTTAAAGCAATTGAGTATGATAAAAAAATTGAAATAAATGATAATATATCTGCTGTTTTTTTAGATGCAGGACATATATTGGGCTCAGCAATAATTGAAGTCTATGTGAGAGAAAATAATGAGAAACCAGTAAAATTCGTTTTTTCAGGAGATATAGGACAGCCGGGACAGCCTATTATAAAAGATCCCTCTTATGTTGACAACACAGATTATTTGATAATTGAATCAACATATGGAGATAGATTACATGAAATATATGATAAAGAATCGGCTTTAGCAGAAATAATAAATGATACCATAGAACGTGGAGGTAATCTTATTATTCCTGCGTTTGCGGTTGGTCGCACCCAAAAGCTGTTATACTATATATATAGGTTATGGAAACAAAAGCGTATAGATGATATTCCTATAGTAATAGACAGTCCACTGGCTGTTGCGGCAACAGAAGTTTTTGCGGCTAATATGAAAAACTTTGATAAACAGACGATAGAAATGCTCAAACGTAGCGGTAAGTTGTCAGAAATGCCACAGCTTAAAATGTGCCGGACAGCTCAGGAATCAAAAGCTTTAAACAGTAGTGAGGGATCGGCGATAATTATTTCTGCAAGTGGCATGTGTGATGCAGGACGTATTCTGCATCATTTAAAACATAATCTTTGGCGGCCAGAATCAACAATATTATTCGTGGGGTATCAGGCTGAAGGAGCATTGGGCAGAAGACTTGTAGATGGAATTAAGCGGGTAAAGATTTTAGGAGAAGAAGTAGCTGTACGGGCTAGAATTTTTCAGTTGGATGGTTTTTCGGCCCATGGTGATTATAAGCAAATACTGGATTGGGTGAGTCATATTCATATGAATGAACCTCAACAGATATTTTTAGTACATGGTGAACCGCTGGGAATACAATCTCTGCAAGAAAAAATTAAGAAAGAATATAAGAAATATAACATATATGCGCCATTTTATGCGGATACAGCACATATAGAAAATACTAAATGTACTATTATATCGACTGATATACCAGAAGTAGCTGTAGAAAAAGAAATGGAAGAATTCTTACAGTTGATTGATTCTGAATATCGGCAATGGCGCAAAAAACTGTTGGCAGCAGTTATTCGTAATCCGCAGATCATGGAAAGTTCGATGCGTCAGGCGCAAAAAGGCTGGCGGTATGTAAAACGCATATTTAAGGATTTCGGAATAAATTAA
- a CDS encoding YceD family protein, with product MMRIKLSDVNNTSGRRYEFAFDIPAGKFDFPTNNYRIDGMIKVGGIAENTGAGYHLQGSVKCRRHFVCDRCLEEVTENQVHNFDEIYAKKSIENQKDVNIFSGDFIDITDLIHDIVIVGQPIINLCRPDCKGLCPKCGTNLNKHRCSCDNTVIDPRLMVLKKLLEKD from the coding sequence ATGATGAGAATAAAGTTATCTGATGTAAACAATACCAGTGGCAGGAGATACGAATTTGCTTTTGATATACCTGCTGGCAAATTTGATTTTCCTACTAATAATTATCGTATTGACGGCATGATAAAAGTAGGCGGTATAGCTGAAAACACAGGTGCCGGATATCATTTACAAGGCAGTGTAAAATGCCGAAGGCATTTTGTATGTGATCGCTGCTTAGAAGAGGTTACAGAAAATCAAGTTCACAATTTTGATGAGATTTATGCTAAAAAGTCGATTGAAAATCAAAAAGATGTGAATATCTTCAGCGGAGATTTTATTGATATCACTGATTTAATACATGATATTGTAATTGTTGGTCAACCAATAATTAATTTGTGTAGACCGGATTGCAAGGGTTTGTGTCCCAAGTGTGGTACAAATTTAAATAAACATAGATGTTCTTGTGATAACACAGTGATAGATCCTCGTTTGATGGTATTAAAAAAACTGCTAGAAAAAGATTAG
- the plsX gene encoding phosphate acyltransferase PlsX, whose protein sequence is MKIALDAMGGDYAPEQIVAGAIDAARNFDCEIVLVGNQASIYNELNKVADWNKLRISVHHATEVIEMGEHPVAAVRKKKDSSLVVAAQLVKNGDCDAVISAGSTGAAVTSALFTLGRIPGIDRPTIATPIPTGHGVTLLMDSGANVDSKPKHLLQSAIMGSVYSECVFGTKNPRVGLLNIGEEATKGNEQVLNTYPLLENMSTINFKGNAEGRDITNGNFDVVVCDGFVGNIVLKFAEGLAKTLMKLMRETIIKSGMMAKLGALLLSPALKKFAQKIDYAEYGGAPLLGVNGCYIIAHGSSNKKAIKSAIGVACEYIKQDVVSRIRENIQKEEMLANDREK, encoded by the coding sequence ATGAAGATAGCGCTAGATGCAATGGGTGGAGATTATGCTCCTGAACAAATAGTCGCTGGCGCGATTGATGCTGCCCGAAATTTTGATTGCGAAATAGTACTTGTCGGTAATCAGGCAAGCATATATAATGAATTAAATAAAGTTGCTGACTGGAATAAATTACGAATTTCTGTACATCATGCAACTGAAGTCATAGAGATGGGTGAGCATCCTGTTGCTGCTGTACGCAAAAAGAAGGACTCTTCGTTAGTAGTTGCAGCGCAACTCGTTAAAAATGGTGATTGTGATGCAGTTATTTCAGCAGGAAGTACAGGTGCTGCAGTTACATCGGCACTGTTTACCTTAGGACGTATACCGGGGATCGACAGGCCGACAATAGCTACTCCTATCCCCACCGGACATGGCGTTACCCTGCTTATGGATTCTGGGGCTAATGTAGATAGTAAACCAAAGCATCTTTTGCAAAGTGCGATTATGGGTTCAGTATATAGTGAATGTGTTTTTGGGACTAAGAATCCGCGTGTTGGACTTTTAAACATTGGTGAAGAAGCAACAAAAGGTAATGAACAGGTTCTTAATACATATCCATTATTGGAAAACATGAGTACTATCAACTTTAAGGGAAATGCTGAAGGACGCGATATTACAAATGGTAATTTCGATGTTGTTGTTTGTGATGGATTCGTTGGCAATATTGTATTGAAGTTTGCTGAGGGATTAGCAAAAACATTGATGAAACTCATGCGGGAAACTATAATTAAGAGTGGCATGATGGCAAAGTTGGGAGCACTATTATTATCTCCGGCATTAAAGAAATTTGCCCAAAAAATTGATTATGCCGAGTATGGTGGTGCACCTTTACTAGGTGTTAATGGATGTTATATAATAGCACATGGAAGTTCAAATAAAAAAGCAATCAAAAGCGCTATTGGTGTGGCTTGTGAATATATAAAACAGGATGTTGTGAGTCGCATACGGGAAAATATACAGAAAGAGGAGATGCTGGCTAATGACAGAGAAAAATAG
- the rpmF gene encoding 50S ribosomal protein L32 produces the protein MAVPKRKMSKARRDKRRANWKLETPGYVSCPQCHEPKMPHHVCTECGYYDGKEVISAE, from the coding sequence ATGGCAGTACCAAAGCGTAAAATGTCTAAAGCTCGCCGTGATAAGCGCCGTGCTAATTGGAAATTAGAAACTCCGGGCTATGTATCATGTCCACAATGTCATGAACCTAAAATGCCGCATCATGTTTGCACAGAATGTGGATATTATGATGGTAAGGAAGTAATTTCTGCGGAATAA
- a CDS encoding tRNA(Met) cytidine acetate ligase: MKICGIIAEFNPFHNGHKYLLDTMRKQQPNSVFVVAMSGNFTQRGEAALFDKWHRAKMAVLGGADLVIELPSVFVIRSAEAFGHGAVNLFQKLNCIDNICFGSENADITILNKIAALLDTPLLLHTLLPPKLKKGLPYAAAIAEIISQYIPQAATLLKEPNIILAVEYLRAMHQLETTFTPIAIKRKTAHHNDTKLNGEISSATAIRNILLNHFEKHMEVKQSVPEICYDYMIKILKSSNDIARLNRLSRVLLAKLRLSNIKTLTDYPGVTNGLEYKLLHSAVSGKSIDDIMSSLKSKHYHHSRLSRSLLYILMHMNTTVLSYFDKIGPCYARVLAFNKNGRKILRKINSQATIPVVLKTTHFLSQKCLWQSPETDLQQMLSYDIAATDLYGLCFQNIQNGGRDFYTSPIYIS, from the coding sequence ATGAAAATATGTGGCATTATTGCAGAATTTAACCCTTTTCACAATGGACATAAATATTTACTTGATACTATGCGCAAACAACAGCCTAATAGTGTATTTGTTGTAGCTATGAGTGGAAATTTTACTCAACGTGGAGAAGCTGCTCTCTTCGATAAATGGCATAGAGCTAAAATGGCTGTATTAGGAGGTGCTGATCTGGTAATAGAACTTCCGTCTGTCTTTGTCATAAGAAGTGCTGAAGCTTTTGGCCATGGGGCAGTAAATTTATTCCAAAAACTAAATTGCATAGATAATATATGTTTTGGCAGTGAAAACGCCGATATCACTATTTTAAACAAAATTGCGGCTCTTCTAGACACTCCTTTGCTACTTCATACTTTGCTGCCACCAAAATTAAAAAAAGGACTTCCTTATGCAGCAGCTATAGCAGAAATTATAAGCCAGTATATCCCCCAGGCCGCTACATTATTAAAGGAACCCAATATAATCTTAGCTGTAGAATATTTAAGAGCAATGCATCAGTTAGAAACCACTTTTACTCCCATCGCTATAAAAAGAAAAACAGCGCATCATAATGATACAAAGTTAAACGGAGAAATTTCTAGTGCTACAGCTATCAGAAATATTCTCCTCAATCATTTTGAAAAACATATGGAAGTCAAACAATCTGTCCCTGAAATCTGCTATGATTATATGATAAAGATCTTAAAGTCCTCCAATGATATAGCCCGACTGAATAGATTGTCACGTGTATTACTTGCCAAACTACGTCTTAGTAACATCAAAACTCTCACTGACTATCCAGGGGTAACCAACGGTTTGGAATATAAGCTGCTTCACAGTGCTGTTTCTGGTAAAAGCATTGATGATATAATGTCCAGTTTAAAAAGCAAACACTATCATCACAGCCGTTTGAGTAGAAGTTTGCTTTATATTCTTATGCATATGAATACAACTGTTTTATCCTATTTTGACAAGATAGGTCCCTGCTATGCTCGTGTGCTTGCTTTCAACAAAAATGGTAGGAAAATACTACGAAAAATAAACAGCCAGGCAACAATTCCCGTCGTATTAAAGACCACCCATTTTTTATCACAGAAGTGCTTGTGGCAATCTCCTGAAACTGATTTACAGCAAATGCTTTCATATGACATAGCAGCCACTGATTTATATGGATTGTGTTTTCAAAACATCCAAAATGGCGGTAGGGACTTTTATACTTCACCTATATACATTTCTTAA
- a CDS encoding DUF1292 domain-containing protein, producing MEDDFKIEQNNNDEGNIIEMTDEEGNKHYFYEEMQFSAGNNRYALLSVLDEEREAPEGLEENDNTIAKVIINDAGEEEYYSPKDDEFDMAVSAYEALMQEND from the coding sequence ATGGAAGATGATTTCAAAATAGAACAAAATAATAATGATGAGGGAAATATCATTGAAATGACTGATGAGGAAGGAAATAAGCATTATTTTTATGAAGAGATGCAGTTTTCCGCCGGAAATAATAGATATGCCCTGTTGAGTGTTTTGGATGAAGAAAGAGAGGCTCCTGAGGGATTGGAGGAGAATGATAATACTATTGCGAAAGTAATTATTAATGATGCGGGAGAAGAAGAATACTATTCTCCAAAAGATGATGAATTTGATATGGCAGTGAGTGCATATGAAGCATTAATGCAGGAAAATGATTGA